CCAATCGAGGACGGCCCAAACGATGCCGATGACCGAGGCGACGGCAAGACCGGCGAACGCGCCTTCGACGAAGAGCAGGAATTTGATCCTTCTCTTAAACGGCTGGAACTGTTTGGTTGCGATCATTGGGGAGCCTCCGTGGGCTTTTCAAGGATGCGTGCAGACTGCTTCGCGACGTTTGGAATTGTCGCGAGCGCGAGAATGACACATAGACATAGTAAGGCAAGACTATGCAATCCGGCTATGCCGGCGACTTCGACACCGCAAAAAGTGCTCGTGAGCGGATTGACGGCCCAGATTCCGCTGGCAGTTTCCACGCTACCACCATCAACGATGGCGAACAGAGCGGTGGGCAGAATGAGGGCGAGGACAAAGAAGAAAAGGGAGATGGTGCGACCGCGGGAAAGCAGCGGTACGCGGCTAACCGAGAACCAGCCGAGGAGAAAGGCGATAAGCCAGATATCGAGGGCGAGCAAGACGAACATCAGAAAAGATGTCGAAAAGGGATCGAGGACTTCAATCGATGACACGGTTGTCGGGCCGCCAAACCTTCGAAAAGCCATGGCGGTCGGTGCGCTGGCGACGCCCCAAGCGTAGGCCGCGACGCAGGTAGCAAACAAGAGCAGGAGGTAGGGCAAGTGTCCGCTTGGCCGACCGGACAGGATATGCCGGATGTTGAAGAAGCCGTTGGGACGGTGCCGCCGGAGGTCATTGAAGCCGAAGCTGGACAAATACGGCACGATGATCATGCCGAGCACAAACAGGAGGATGAAGACCGACCGTCCGTGGAAGATTTGAAGGGCGGTCTTGACCGTGACCGATGTCGAGGTCGTCGTGTAGGGGAGCATCGTGCGGAGGGCGGGGTCCATGGAAAAACCGACGAGGAACGCCAGTGCGCCGATATAGATGAGACCGTGGACGCGAAGGCCGCGAATCTCCTTTGAATTGCCCGGAGCGATCAGGCTGCCGGCGGCCAGGATCAGAAACTTGACGATGCAGAGTTGGAGGACAATCGAGAGGATCCAAGTGGGAACCTCGTGCCCGAAAACCGGCCAGGTTTGATCGGCAGCGAAGGGGAAGGCGATGGGATTCAGGCTCCCGAACGGGTTGACCTGCGTGAAGGGCGAACCGGAGAAGCCCGATGTGACGCCCAGGAGTAGGAAGGTGACGATGAAGTAGCAGCCGACCGCCAGATAGGTCCAAATAATGGCGGGCAGCACCTTGGAACAGAGCGTCGACAGCAGGAGCCCAAAGGACGCGCAGACGAGCCCATAGAACGAGAATTGAAGGAAGGTTAGGAATAGCTGGCCCCAGGTTGCACCGCCAAGGGTGACGCTGACGGCGCAGATCGGAAGCGAGAGCACGAGCAACAGCCAAACGTACCGGAAGGAGCCGATGAGCTTGCCGACGAGGTAATACTTGGGCTCGGTCGGGGCAGAAAAGACGAGATCGAGGGATCGGCGCTGTTTTTCGGTGACGATCGCGAAGGCGCCCATGCTGGGGGCGGCGATGGTGATCACGATGCCCAGCGAGACCAGGGTCGCGTAATAGAATTCTTGCAGGCGGCTCTGGGCAGTGGCGAGGCTTTCTGCCGCGTAGCCTCCCATCGAGCTGTTATAGAACAGGAGGAGCACTCCGCCCATGACGAAGAGGTACAGGGTGAAGAGGACGGCGGCGCGACTGCCTCGGAGCTGGATGCGCATGTCGCGCGTGGCGGTGGCGTTCCCGATATAGGTTCGCTTGAGCCTTAACAGCCAGTCCGCCGTCGAGAACATGGTTAGTTTACGTCTCCGGTGGTGAGCTTGAGGAAGACGTCTTCGAGGTCGGCTTCGTCTTCGCAGAAAGTGACAACGCGGTGACCGGCGTCGATGATCGCCTTGAGGTAGTCAGCCTGCTCGGGATCGCTTCCGGCAAACTCGACGAGCATCTCGTCTTGACCGACCCGTTCGCACTTCTCGACGTTGGGACGAGTGGTGGAAAAGGTTTCGAGGGCGGCGAGATCGCTAGCGGTACGAATGCGAATGAGCTTGGTCGGGCGGATGCTACGGACAACGGAGGCGACATCGCCAAAGGCGAGCAGGTTGCCGCGCTCGATGATGCCGACACAGTTACAGAAGTCGGAAAGCTCGGGCAGAATGTGGGAGGAGACGATGACGATCTTGCCCATGTTGCCAAGTTCGGCGATGAGACCCTTCAGTTCAGCGCGGGCGCGTGGGTCAAGGCCAGAAGCCGGTTCATCGAGGAGGAGGAGCTTGGGATCGTGGACGAGACATCGGGCAAGGCAAAGGCGCTGCTGCATGCCGCGTGAGAGCGACTGGACGAACGAGTACTTCTTAATCGTCAGGTCGGTGAGTTCCAGTACCTCGTCGATGACTTTGTCTCGTTTTTGGACGCCGTAGATCGAGGCGAAGAAGTCGAGGTATTCCCAGACTTTGACGTCGTCGTACAGACCGAAGAAGTCGGGCATGTAGCCGATCATCCGGCGAATCTCCATCGGGTTTTCGAGGATGTCAACACCGTTGAGGGTGGCGGTCCCGGACGTCGGCTCCAACAGGGTGGCGATCATGCGGATCGTCGTTGTTTTGCCGGCTCCGTTGCTTCCGATAAAGCCGAAGATGTCGCCTGGCTTGAGGCTGAACGAGATGCCTTGGACGGCGGTAAATCCGCCGTACGTCTTATGCAGGTTTTTTACTTCGAGCATTGGTCTTGGACTTGGGAATGAATTTGACTTCGTTGTCGGCAAAGATGAGAGTCTTGGTGGCCCATGCCAACATAGTGGCGGTCACGATTAGTTGAAAGATGAGGTGGCCGATGACGAGCGTCATACGGTCCATGCTCGCCGCCGAAAAACGTTCGCCGGAGGAACCGTAATCGTAAGCGTGCTCCATCCCAATTCGGCTCATGACGTCGATGGGCGAGAGGAGGCTGTTAATGAACGATCCAGTGAACGAATTGAAGGCGTTGGAGAAGGCGGGCAAGAAGAAGAAGTAGAGAAGGACGATGGCGATGGTGACGCCCAACGCAATCAACGGCCGACGCACCCGAGCAGAGATGAGGATGGTCATCGCGATCAGCGACGCGCCCTGGGCGAAGACAACAATGCTGGCGAGGAGGATGTCGTCGAGTTGGACCTTCGTCATGAAGGTTGCATCGATGAGGACCGGGATCAAGAACAAGCCGAACGCCATCGCGAGCCCGGCAAAGGCGCCCATGAACTTGCCCACGATGATCTGGCCGTGGGTGATGGGGGCGACGAGCAGCATGTCCCAACTTCGGCGTTCCCGCTCTCCCGCGATCGATGCGTGAAGCATCAGCGGAATCGCGAAGAACATGAGGACCATAAATCCGCCGATGAGGAGGATTGGGGGGATGTCGCCACGGTAGTAGACGCAGATGATGGCGAACAAGGCGTAGCAGACGAGGACGATGCCGATGCCACCGTTGACGGCGACGGACGAGCCTCTAAACGACAGGAATCGCTTTCGGAAGCGGGTCACCTCGGCCATCATCGGATTCTGGGTGAACAGAGTCTGCACCCACGACTTCTTTGGTGCGTTCATGGCGCCCCCCATTGCGGCGCTTCGACGACGCTAAACGATGAGGATGGGTGACGAAGTCCATAACTCGGACCGATCTGCATCGACGGTTGACTGGCTAAGACCAAGAGGTGATTCGGGAGGTTGGCGGCCACGTTGCTCCAAGATTGGTAGGTCTGCTGTTTATCTCCCTCATGCGACGAAACGGCCTTGCCGACTCGCAGGTCGACGGATTTGCCGGGTGGAATTGGGTCGCCGAAGAACTGAGTCTCGCCCGGACCGATCGCGGTTAGACCCTGAAGTTCCTCGCGAGTTTGGTTGTCGACGCGAAGGACTGTCTGACCATCGACCTTGACCAAGGTCATTCGCAGCCCAGCGCCCTCTTCGGTGGACTGCGTATACGACAGGTCCTTGAAGGCGAGGTTGCCGGTGCTCACCGCAGGAGCGATGATGTTTCTGCCGTTATCGATCAAGTTCACTCCCGTACTCAACGAATTCCCGTACCGTGATTCACTCATCAAGGTTTCAACACCCTTCAGCTTGAGATCGTAGGAGCTTGCGCGGGGAAAGAACATTTCGGAACGGGCGAAGGCGAGTCCTTCACCGTTGGCATCGACGACGGCGATGCTCTTGGTTCGTGTGGTTGCACCCGCACTGTAGAGGCTGATAGTGGAGTTAAGCAGAATGGCGCTGAAGACCACACTGATGATCGGGGTCGTGATCCAAGCGCGTTCAAGCCGGTTCATGCGCCGCAAGATGAAGAAATTGATGGGGATCACCACGATGATGTAGGCGATGAGCACATACATGATCGTTTCGACCGGAGGTGGCTTGATCTGGAAAGGGTCTTGGTTGAGGGACCGCGCGATAGGTGGCAAGCCTGACCCTGGCGGCGAACCTGCGGGCCCGGTCACGGTTGAAGACGCCGGGGGGTAAGAGCCTTCGTAATCATTGCCTTCCAGTCCGATTTGCGAATCCAGCATCCGCACAACCTGCTGTCGGTGGAAGCGCGGCAAAGACCGGAGGACCATCGACTTTCGATCGCCGGACTCGCGGATGGGGGATTCGAAAGGGTTGACGGAAAGGAAGGAGACGAGACCAAGCCCGTAGGAGCGCAGGTAAGACTTGGCGTTAGGAACCTCCACGTATTTCGTGTTGGCGGTGGTTTGACCTTCAGTCTGGGTTACCCCGCTTTTGGTAACGACTTGGAGGTTTTCGACAGGGAGAATATCGCGCCAGCGCTGATCAGAGACGGCGGTTGGGGCTGCGCCACCGATGAAGAGGACCACGCCTCCCGAGCGGATGTATTGGCGGATGGCGTGCACTTGATCATCGCGCAGGCGGTCGGTGCCGTCGCCAAGAACAAGGGCGTCGAGGCATTCGTAACCAAGAAGGCGATCCGGCGCGTCGTCAGGCGTACAGCCCCCGACTCCGATGCCGGCGTTGTCTCCGCCGTTTGAATTAGTGGGCTGGGACTTGAGGAAAATGAGATCGGACGGGTTGTCGCTTACGAGGCCGATTCGAATCTGTTCGGGATTGTAGTCACCCTTGACCGGCTGTTCGATAGTTCCCGAGGGAATGCGAAGTTGGATGAAGCCCTCGTTGTAGGCGCTGATCTGAAAGAGAACCCGCTTCTTCGAACCCGTAGGAAGTTCGACAGGGTACTCGACGTTGGTTTGCTCGCGGTCGCTGCTGGTGGTCAGGGTGCCGTTGACGTCGGGTCCTCGATTCTCAATGTTGGCATAGTACGGATTCGATTGACTTTGACTCAGGCCCGACCAGACCTGCTGAACGGACATGCGTGGGGCTTGGGCGGCGCAAAATGCGCCGACAGCGAGCGCGAAGACGCTCGCAAATAATCTGGCCTTTCCCCACGCCATACGTTTTAGCAATGACGCATTTTAGGCCGGTATTAGTTCGGTTGGGGCGAACTTTTTACGATTTTTTTACCAGTTACCGTAATGAGTTAGTTCTTTAGCAGAAAAGCGGATATTTCGTTCAAGAATCGTGACTTCTGGATTGGCCTTGTCAATTCCAACAATTAGTACTGGAAAGCGCGGCTAGGGCAAGCCGAATTCTGAGGCGACTTTGTCGGCCAGCGCTTCGGAGACGGTCGTGGAATAGAAGGCACTCGCCTAGCCGCCGCCCGTCGCCGGGTAAAAGCGGTCGATCTTCAGGTTCTCCTTGAGCTTCTGCACGGCCTGGACACGGAGGGTATCGGTCAGTTCAATGCGCATCTGGTCCATCTCCTCTTTGGTGACTTCGTCGCCCTTGGCTTCGATGCGGAAGATTTGGATTCCGTTCTGGGTCTGCACCGGCTTGGTAATTCCGCCTTTCTTCAGGGTTTTGATCTCGTCTTGCACCGACTGGGGAAAGGCGGCGAGTTGACGCCAGCCGAGGAGTCCGCGGTTTTGCTTTCCGACTTGGTTGGTGACGAGTTCGTCGACCAGTTTCGACCACGGCTCGCCCTTTTGCAGCCGGTCATAGGCGTTTTGGACAACTTTGATGGTGTTGGCGACGTCCTCGGCGGAATTCGAACGGGGCGGCACAACGATGGTCGAAACGCGGACATAGGTTTTGGGGTCGAAGTCCTGGAATGCAATCTTGGTGAGGTAAATCGAAGTTTTGACGGCAAGGTAGAGGCGGTTCTTGGTCTGGCCGTTCTGTGCCATGAACTCTTCGATGGTCTGCCCGTTGGCGAGGCTTTGCTTCATCTGGTCCATCTCGCGGATCACACCCTGCTCGACCTCCTGCTGGGTGACAACCAAGCCGCGCTTGTCGGACTCGGCTTTGGCGACGCTATAGTACATGATCTCGTTGAGGATTTCCTCGCCGTGGGTGTCCCACAATAGGTCCTCGACGTCCTTGGCTTTGATCTCAATGCCGTTGACCTTGACCAGCACCTTTTCGGCGGCGGGAGCTTTGGCCATGCCTGGAATCGAAAGCTGAAAGGCGGCATTCTGCAGAAGCAGATTCATGCCAAGAACGGCGGCGGTGAAGACCATGACTTGATCTTAGACGACTGACCGCAGCAAAGGTTTGCGTTGGGTCCTATTCAAAGGGGTTTATCGCGGGACGGCGATGGAATCGAGGATTCGCTTGAGGACGTCGTCTGGCGTTTGACCTTCGATTTCCGACTCTGGTCGGAGTTGGATGCGATGGCGGAGGACACTCGGTGCCATCTCCTTCACATCGTCCGGGATCACAAAGTCGCGTCCACGAATCTGGGCGACGGCCTTGGAGACATTCAATAGGCCGATGCCGGCGCGGGGAGACGCGCCGACCATGATGTCGCGGTTGTCGCGCGTGGTCTTGACGATCTCGTAGATGTAGTTGAAAACTTTGTCCTCGACCGTGGTCTTGCGAACTTGGGCCTGGAGGCTTTGGAGTTCGGAGACGGAGGTGACGGTTTGCAATCCCTGCTCGTCGAGGTTCTTGGGCTGGAAGCCGCTGTGGTGGAGCCGCAGAACCTGGACCTCTTGCTCGGCGGTCGGATAGCGAAGCATGACCTTCATGAGGAAGCGGTCTTGCTGGGCTTCGGGCAAAGGATAGGTGCCTTCGTATTCGAGCGGGTTTTGGGTGGCGAAGACGAGGAACGGGGCAGGAAGATCGTGGGCGACGCCGTCGATGGTCACCTTGCGCTCTTCCATGGCTTCAAGCAAAGCGGACTGGGTTTTGGGCGGCGTTCGATTGATTTCGTCCGCAAGGAGGAGGCCAACGAAAATCGGACCCGGGCGGAACTGAAACTCGTTCTTACCCATGTCGAAAACCATGGTGCCAGATACGTCGGACGGCATCATGTCGGGCGTGAATTGGACGCGCCCGTACTTCATTCCGAGAACATGTCCGAGAGATCGGACCATCAGGGTTTTGGCAAGGCCGGGAACGCCTTCCAGCAACACGTGTCCGTCGGCGAGGGTTGCGGCGATGATTTGCTCGATGACCTGCTCCTGGCCGGAGATGACTTTGGCCAATTCGGAGTGAATTCTCTGCGATAGCTGTTCGACGGACATATCCCTTCGTAGCATGGCACAATCGCAACCATTTTGGTTGGAATCAGGTAGAAATGGTACCGATGCTCCAAGTGAACGGACTTGTAAAGGAATACAAGAATTATCGCGCCGTCAACGATCTTTCCTTTACGATAAAGCCGGGAGAGATCGTCGCGCTGTTAGGCCCTAACGGCGCAGGCAAAACGACGGCTTTGCGGTGCATTGCGGGAATCTTACGGCCTACTCATGGGCAGATTCTCATCAATGGCCATGACCTGATCAACGACCAGATGAACGCCAAGCGCGGACTGGCGTTCGTGCCCGAAGTTCCATCGCTATACGACTTGCTAACCGTTTACGAGCATTTGCGATTCGTGGCGATGTGCTTCGACAACCTGGAGAAGTTTGAGCGCGAGCACGAGACACTGCTGCGCAAGTACCACTTGTGGGAAAAGAAGAACGACCTCGTGGCGACGCTGAGCAAGGGCATGCGACAGAAGCTGTCGGTGGCGTGCGCCATGATCCACGATGCGAATATCTTTCTGTTCGACGAGCCGCTGATCGGTATCGACCCGGCGGGCTCGCATGAATTAAAGCAGGAGCTCTTCCAGGCGCGGGCGAACGGCGCGTCGATTCTAGTTTCGACTCACCTGCTGGACACGGTCGAACGCCTTTGCGACCGAATCATGATCATGGCACGAGGCAAACTGCTGGCCGAGGGCACGACGCAGGAACTTCAAGAGCTTTACGGAATGCAGGATAAGTCGCTGGAAGACTTGTTCCTCATGCTGACCAGCGAGGCGGAATGAAGGGGCACATCGGCGCACTCTGGTTCCTATGGGTTCGGCAGTTTGTCAACGGACTCAAGCGGTCGGTCAGTACGCCGCGCCGCCTGATCTCCCTCCTGATCGGTATCGGCTACTATGTCGGCTTCTTCATGCGTCCGTGGGATCAATCGTCGTCGTCGGCGTTGCAAAAGGGCATTGGCTCTAGCATTCAGTTCGATCGAACAACGATCGATCAAGTGGTGTTCATCGGCTTTATGATGCTGAGCATTCTTCTTTCGATGGGCCTTTTTGGTCTGCGGAACACGTTTCGTCAGGCGGATGTGGACGTGCTCTTTGCTACGCCGATCCCATCGCGGAAGGTCATGCTGTTCCGATTATTCCGCGACTATGCCATGACTCTGCTGCTCCCGATCCTGATTTCTCTGTTTGCTTTGATGCCGACGTTGGCGGTCGTACGGGCGGCGAACTCGGCCGATCCCCAGGCGTTTCGGTTGGTGGCGGCCAGCGGCTTGCTCGCCTGGGCTCTGCTGTCGTTTACGTGGGTGGCGCTCGGCTACGCCCTAAGCTTCTTAGTGGCGAAGTACGAGAAGAAGAGCAAGACCATCGTCCGGGCCGTTGGCTGGGCTATCTTCTTCGCGGTTGCGGCGGTGATCGTGCACATCATGCTGAGATTCTGGGCGAATCCCGAACTGGCGACAATCGGCCAAGCATCGGAGGTGTGGTGGGTGCGCGGAATAATGATCTTGCCGACGGCGGCGACTTCGCTGGTGATGGGTGCGTTTACGGGTTCGCCGCTAATCTCGCTGATCGGATTGGCGATCTTTGCGGTAGCGATCGGCGGCAGTTTGTACTATGCGTCGAACCTCAGCGGCTGGATGTACGATCAGGCGGCGACGCGGGGATTCCAGAGTCAGGCCCTGCGGGATCTTCAACGGAAGAACGACTACGCTGGAATCGCGGCCGAGCGGGCTCGACAGGGCAAGGTAAGGAAGAGCCGGTTGGCGAATCGGGTGGCGGAGTGGAAGTTTCGCAAAGGCTGGTCGCTAATCTATAAGGAAATCCTCATTCAGTCGCGTGTGGGCTATTGGATCAATCTGATTTTCTTGATCGGCATGACCGCCTTCAGTTCAATGTTCCTGCTTTTGCCCATGGGCCGGAATGGACAATCATTTGGCCCGATCCTCTACCTTGCGATGACCGGCTTCTTTTCCGTCAACATGAGCTCAATCCAGTCGTTCAACGGTTTTACCGAGACACTTCGCCGCGTGGAGGTGATGAAGCCCTTGCCGCTAACGTCGGCGCAAATCGCGTTCTTTGAGACGGCGAGCAAAGCAGTGGTCTCGATGATCATGGCGTTTGTGCCGTTCGTAGTTGGCTTTATCTTGAAGCCGTCGCTGTGGGAATACCATGTGGCGGGCATGATTGCGGCGCCGATGACGGCGCTTGCATTGGTTGCCGCAGTTTTCTTGG
The DNA window shown above is from Armatimonadota bacterium and carries:
- a CDS encoding ABC transporter permease subunit, producing the protein MFSTADWLLRLKRTYIGNATATRDMRIQLRGSRAAVLFTLYLFVMGGVLLLFYNSSMGGYAAESLATAQSRLQEFYYATLVSLGIVITIAAPSMGAFAIVTEKQRRSLDLVFSAPTEPKYYLVGKLIGSFRYVWLLLVLSLPICAVSVTLGGATWGQLFLTFLQFSFYGLVCASFGLLLSTLCSKVLPAIIWTYLAVGCYFIVTFLLLGVTSGFSGSPFTQVNPFGSLNPIAFPFAADQTWPVFGHEVPTWILSIVLQLCIVKFLILAAGSLIAPGNSKEIRGLRVHGLIYIGALAFLVGFSMDPALRTMLPYTTTSTSVTVKTALQIFHGRSVFILLFVLGMIIVPYLSSFGFNDLRRHRPNGFFNIRHILSGRPSGHLPYLLLLFATCVAAYAWGVASAPTAMAFRRFGGPTTVSSIEVLDPFSTSFLMFVLLALDIWLIAFLLGWFSVSRVPLLSRGRTISLFFFVLALILPTALFAIVDGGSVETASGIWAVNPLTSTFCGVEVAGIAGLHSLALLCLCVILALATIPNVAKQSARILEKPTEAPQ
- a CDS encoding ATP-binding cassette domain-containing protein; translation: MLEVKNLHKTYGGFTAVQGISFSLKPGDIFGFIGSNGAGKTTTIRMIATLLEPTSGTATLNGVDILENPMEIRRMIGYMPDFFGLYDDVKVWEYLDFFASIYGVQKRDKVIDEVLELTDLTIKKYSFVQSLSRGMQQRLCLARCLVHDPKLLLLDEPASGLDPRARAELKGLIAELGNMGKIVIVSSHILPELSDFCNCVGIIERGNLLAFGDVASVVRSIRPTKLIRIRTASDLAALETFSTTRPNVEKCERVGQDEMLVEFAGSDPEQADYLKAIIDAGHRVVTFCEDEADLEDVFLKLTTGDVN
- a CDS encoding ABC transporter permease subunit, translated to MGGAMNAPKKSWVQTLFTQNPMMAEVTRFRKRFLSFRGSSVAVNGGIGIVLVCYALFAIICVYYRGDIPPILLIGGFMVLMFFAIPLMLHASIAGERERRSWDMLLVAPITHGQIIVGKFMGAFAGLAMAFGLFLIPVLIDATFMTKVQLDDILLASIVVFAQGASLIAMTILISARVRRPLIALGVTIAIVLLYFFFLPAFSNAFNSFTGSFINSLLSPIDVMSRIGMEHAYDYGSSGERFSAASMDRMTLVIGHLIFQLIVTATMLAWATKTLIFADNEVKFIPKSKTNARSKKPA
- a CDS encoding AAA domain-containing protein yields the protein MLRRDMSVEQLSQRIHSELAKVISGQEQVIEQIIAATLADGHVLLEGVPGLAKTLMVRSLGHVLGMKYGRVQFTPDMMPSDVSGTMVFDMGKNEFQFRPGPIFVGLLLADEINRTPPKTQSALLEAMEERKVTIDGVAHDLPAPFLVFATQNPLEYEGTYPLPEAQQDRFLMKVMLRYPTAEQEVQVLRLHHSGFQPKNLDEQGLQTVTSVSELQSLQAQVRKTTVEDKVFNYIYEIVKTTRDNRDIMVGASPRAGIGLLNVSKAVAQIRGRDFVIPDDVKEMAPSVLRHRIQLRPESEIEGQTPDDVLKRILDSIAVPR
- a CDS encoding ATP-binding cassette domain-containing protein, which encodes MVPMLQVNGLVKEYKNYRAVNDLSFTIKPGEIVALLGPNGAGKTTALRCIAGILRPTHGQILINGHDLINDQMNAKRGLAFVPEVPSLYDLLTVYEHLRFVAMCFDNLEKFEREHETLLRKYHLWEKKNDLVATLSKGMRQKLSVACAMIHDANIFLFDEPLIGIDPAGSHELKQELFQARANGASILVSTHLLDTVERLCDRIMIMARGKLLAEGTTQELQELYGMQDKSLEDLFLMLTSEAE